A part of Mycteria americana isolate JAX WOST 10 ecotype Jacksonville Zoo and Gardens chromosome 28, USCA_MyAme_1.0, whole genome shotgun sequence genomic DNA contains:
- the EVI5L gene encoding EVI5-like protein isoform X2, which yields MASPAVSPDSSSHEALSSVNSAPACSPTSDSENLSPDELELLAKLEEQNRLLEADSKSMRSMNGSRRNSGSSLVSSSSASSNLSHLEEDTWILWGRIVNEWDEWRKKKEKLLKELIRKGIPHHFRAIVWQLLCSATDMPVKNQYSELLKMSSPCEKLIRRDIARTYPEHEFFKGQDSLGQEVLFNVMKAYSLVDREVGYCQGSAFIVGLLLMQMPEEEAFCVFVRLMQEYRLRELFKPSMAELGLCIYQFEYMLQEQLPELNIHFRSQSFLTSMYASSWFLTLFLTTFPLPVATRVFDIFMYEGLEIVFRVGMALLQFNQAELIQLDMEGMSQYFQKVIPHQFDSCPDKLILRAFQVKYNPKKMKSRLEKEYAAIKNKEMEEQIEIKRLRTENRLLKQRIETLEKGQVTRAQEAEENYIIKRELAVVKQRCTSATENLQRAQTTIRQLQDQQGNPRFSEEFVTHLETELEQSRLRESETLGALKEMQDKVLDMEKRNSLLPDEDNVVRLQEELQALALREAEAVKSLTELQQQVKDLSDSWQAGRAGGRWKESPRRSNANALQEAVVAARLREAQAQAELRALRQRVLQLETQGQIQRTVLGRAEQTCAGLREQLRLAAAQSKGLQAQLSESHRKHAEAQCKSKEEVMAVRLREADSMAALAEMRQRVAELEIQREEGMIQGQLNHSDAAQYIRQLKDHIDELKAEIRLLRGPLAFGAVGLGTRLGDEDSLGSSDEELPPFALTHGDIGDLGDMGDSSDSETEGAPTAP from the exons ATGGCGTCGCCGGCCGTCAGCCCCGACTCGTCCTCCCACGAAGCCCTCTCCTCCGTCAACTCAGCCCCGGCGTGTTCACCCACCTCCGACTCAGAAAACCTCAGCCCCGACGAACTGGAGCTGCTGGCGAAGCTGGAGGAGCAAAATCG GCTACTGGAGGCCGACTCCAAGTCGATGCGCTCCATGAACGGCTCGCGAAGGAACAGCGGCTCCTCCTTGGTCTCCAGCTCCTCGGCCTCCTCCAACCTCAGCCACCTCGAGGAGGACACCTGGATCCTCTGGGGCCGCATCGTCAACGAGTGGGACgagtggaggaagaagaaggagaagctgctgaag GAGCTCATCCGCAAAGGGATCCCCCACCACTTCCGCGCCATTGtctggcagctgctctgcagtgccACCGACATGCCCGTCAAAAACCAATACTCAGAGCTGCTCAAGATGTCCTCTCCCTGCGAGAAGCTCATCCGACGGGATATCGCCCGCACCTACCCGGAGCACGAGTTCTTCAAGGGACAGGACAGTCTGGGCCAGGAGGTGCTCTTCAACGTCATGAAG gCCTATTCCCTGGTGGACCGGGAGGTTGGATACTGCCAGGGTAGCGCCTTCATCGTGGGACTGCTGCTCATGCAG ATGCCCGAGGAAGAGGCCTTCTGCGTGTTCGTGAGGCTGATGCAGGAATACCGCTTACGGGAGCTCTTCAAACCCAGCATGGCTGAGCTGGGGCTCTGCATCTACCAGTTCGAGTACATGCTGCAG GAGCAGCTGCCGGAGCTGAACATCCACTTCCGCTCACAGAGCTTCCTCACCTCCATGTACGCCTCGTCCTGGTTCCTCACCCTCTTCCTCACCACCTTCCCTCTTCCTGTGGCCACGCGTGTCTTCGACATCTTCATGTACGAG GGGCTGGAGATCGTCTTCCGCGTGGGGATGGCACTGCTGCAGTTCAACCAGGCTGAGCTCATCCAGCTCGACATGGAGGGCATGTCCCAG TACTTCCAGAAGGTGATCCCACACCAGTTCGACAGTTGCCCCGACAAGCTCATCCTCAGGGCCTTCCAGGTCAAGTACAACCCCAAGAAGATGAAGAG CAGGTTGGAGAAGGAGTACGCCGCCATCAAGAACAAAGAGATGGAGGAGCAGATTGAGATCAAG CGCCTCCGCACCGAGAACCGCCTGCTCAAACAGCGCATCGAAACCCTGGAGAAG ggccaggtGACACGGGCACAGGAGGCGGAGGAGAACTACATCATCAAGCGGGAGCTGGCGGTGGTGAAGCAACGCTGCACCTCGGCCACCGAGAACCTGCAGCGCGCCCAGACCACCATCCGGCAGCTGCAGGACCAGCAG GGGAACCCACGCTTCAGTGAGGAGTTTGTCACCCACCTGGAGACGGAGCTGGAGCAGTCGCGGCTGCGGGAGAGCGAGACCCTCGGCGCCCTCAAGGAGATGCAGGATAAAGTCCTCGACATGGAGAAG agGAACAGCCTGCTGCCAGATGAGGACAACGTGGtgcggctgcaggaggagctgcaggcgCTGGCGCTGCGTGAGGCCGAAGCCGTCAAGTCGCTgacggagctgcagcagcaggtgaaGGACCTCAGTGACAGCTGGCAG gcgggccgggcgggcgggcgctggaAGGAGTCCCCACGGCGGAGCAACGCCAACGCGCTGCAAGAGGCCGTGGTGGCGGCACGGCTGCGGGAGGCCCAAGCCCAGGCCGAGCTGCGGGCGCTGCGCCAGCGGGTGCTGCAGTTGGAGACGCAG GGCCAGATCCAGCGCACGGTGCTGGGCCGGGCGGAGCAGACctgcgcggggctgcgggagcagctGCGGCTGGCGGCGGCGCAGAGCAAGGGGCTGCAGGCGCAGCTCAGCGAGAGCCACCGCAAACACGCCGAGGCCCAGTGCAAG AGCAAGGAGGAGGTGATGGCGGTGCGGCTGCGCGAGGCTGACAGCATGGCGGCCCTGGCCGAGATGCGACAGCGCGTCGCCGAGCTGGAGATCCAG AGGGAGGAGGGCATGATCCAGGGGCAGCTCAACCACTCGGACGCCGCCCAGTACATCCGCCAGCTCAAGGACCACATCGACGAGCTCAAGGCCGAG ATCCGGCTGCTGCGGGGGCCGCTGGCCTTtggggcggtggggctggggacacgccTGGGGGACGAGGACTCGCTGGGTTCCTCCGACGAGGAGCTGCCGCCCTTCGCCCTGACCcacggggacatcggggacctcggggacatgggggacagcaGCGACAGCGAGACCGAGGGGGCACCCACGGCACCGTGA
- the EVI5L gene encoding EVI5-like protein isoform X4, protein MASPAVSPDSSSHEALSSVNSAPACSPTSDSENLSPDELELLAKLEEQNRLLEADSKSMRSMNGSRRNSGSSLVSSSSASSNLSHLEEDTWILWGRIVNEWDEWRKKKEKLLKELIRKGIPHHFRAIVWQLLCSATDMPVKNQYSELLKMSSPCEKLIRRDIARTYPEHEFFKGQDSLGQEVLFNVMKAYSLVDREVGYCQGSAFIVGLLLMQMPEEEAFCVFVRLMQEYRLRELFKPSMAELGLCIYQFEYMLQEQLPELNIHFRSQSFLTSMYASSWFLTLFLTTFPLPVATRVFDIFMYEGLEIVFRVGMALLQFNQAELIQLDMEGMSQYFQKVIPHQFDSCPDKLILRAFQVKYNPKKMKRLEKEYAAIKNKEMEEQIEIKRLRTENRLLKQRIETLEKGQVTRAQEAEENYIIKRELAVVKQRCTSATENLQRAQTTIRQLQDQQGNPRFSEEFVTHLETELEQSRLRESETLGALKEMQDKVLDMEKRNSLLPDEDNVVRLQEELQALALREAEAVKSLTELQQQVKDLSDSWQAGRAGGRWKESPRRSNANALQEAVVAARLREAQAQAELRALRQRVLQLETQGQIQRTVLGRAEQTCAGLREQLRLAAAQSKGLQAQLSESHRKHAEAQCKSKEEVMAVRLREADSMAALAEMRQRVAELEIQREEGMIQGQLNHSDAAQYIRQLKDHIDELKAEIRLLRGPLAFGAVGLGTRLGDEDSLGSSDEELPPFALTHGDIGDLGDMGDSSDSETEGAPTAP, encoded by the exons ATGGCGTCGCCGGCCGTCAGCCCCGACTCGTCCTCCCACGAAGCCCTCTCCTCCGTCAACTCAGCCCCGGCGTGTTCACCCACCTCCGACTCAGAAAACCTCAGCCCCGACGAACTGGAGCTGCTGGCGAAGCTGGAGGAGCAAAATCG GCTACTGGAGGCCGACTCCAAGTCGATGCGCTCCATGAACGGCTCGCGAAGGAACAGCGGCTCCTCCTTGGTCTCCAGCTCCTCGGCCTCCTCCAACCTCAGCCACCTCGAGGAGGACACCTGGATCCTCTGGGGCCGCATCGTCAACGAGTGGGACgagtggaggaagaagaaggagaagctgctgaag GAGCTCATCCGCAAAGGGATCCCCCACCACTTCCGCGCCATTGtctggcagctgctctgcagtgccACCGACATGCCCGTCAAAAACCAATACTCAGAGCTGCTCAAGATGTCCTCTCCCTGCGAGAAGCTCATCCGACGGGATATCGCCCGCACCTACCCGGAGCACGAGTTCTTCAAGGGACAGGACAGTCTGGGCCAGGAGGTGCTCTTCAACGTCATGAAG gCCTATTCCCTGGTGGACCGGGAGGTTGGATACTGCCAGGGTAGCGCCTTCATCGTGGGACTGCTGCTCATGCAG ATGCCCGAGGAAGAGGCCTTCTGCGTGTTCGTGAGGCTGATGCAGGAATACCGCTTACGGGAGCTCTTCAAACCCAGCATGGCTGAGCTGGGGCTCTGCATCTACCAGTTCGAGTACATGCTGCAG GAGCAGCTGCCGGAGCTGAACATCCACTTCCGCTCACAGAGCTTCCTCACCTCCATGTACGCCTCGTCCTGGTTCCTCACCCTCTTCCTCACCACCTTCCCTCTTCCTGTGGCCACGCGTGTCTTCGACATCTTCATGTACGAG GGGCTGGAGATCGTCTTCCGCGTGGGGATGGCACTGCTGCAGTTCAACCAGGCTGAGCTCATCCAGCTCGACATGGAGGGCATGTCCCAG TACTTCCAGAAGGTGATCCCACACCAGTTCGACAGTTGCCCCGACAAGCTCATCCTCAGGGCCTTCCAGGTCAAGTACAACCCCAAGAAGATGAAGAG GTTGGAGAAGGAGTACGCCGCCATCAAGAACAAAGAGATGGAGGAGCAGATTGAGATCAAG CGCCTCCGCACCGAGAACCGCCTGCTCAAACAGCGCATCGAAACCCTGGAGAAG ggccaggtGACACGGGCACAGGAGGCGGAGGAGAACTACATCATCAAGCGGGAGCTGGCGGTGGTGAAGCAACGCTGCACCTCGGCCACCGAGAACCTGCAGCGCGCCCAGACCACCATCCGGCAGCTGCAGGACCAGCAG GGGAACCCACGCTTCAGTGAGGAGTTTGTCACCCACCTGGAGACGGAGCTGGAGCAGTCGCGGCTGCGGGAGAGCGAGACCCTCGGCGCCCTCAAGGAGATGCAGGATAAAGTCCTCGACATGGAGAAG agGAACAGCCTGCTGCCAGATGAGGACAACGTGGtgcggctgcaggaggagctgcaggcgCTGGCGCTGCGTGAGGCCGAAGCCGTCAAGTCGCTgacggagctgcagcagcaggtgaaGGACCTCAGTGACAGCTGGCAG gcgggccgggcgggcgggcgctggaAGGAGTCCCCACGGCGGAGCAACGCCAACGCGCTGCAAGAGGCCGTGGTGGCGGCACGGCTGCGGGAGGCCCAAGCCCAGGCCGAGCTGCGGGCGCTGCGCCAGCGGGTGCTGCAGTTGGAGACGCAG GGCCAGATCCAGCGCACGGTGCTGGGCCGGGCGGAGCAGACctgcgcggggctgcgggagcagctGCGGCTGGCGGCGGCGCAGAGCAAGGGGCTGCAGGCGCAGCTCAGCGAGAGCCACCGCAAACACGCCGAGGCCCAGTGCAAG AGCAAGGAGGAGGTGATGGCGGTGCGGCTGCGCGAGGCTGACAGCATGGCGGCCCTGGCCGAGATGCGACAGCGCGTCGCCGAGCTGGAGATCCAG AGGGAGGAGGGCATGATCCAGGGGCAGCTCAACCACTCGGACGCCGCCCAGTACATCCGCCAGCTCAAGGACCACATCGACGAGCTCAAGGCCGAG ATCCGGCTGCTGCGGGGGCCGCTGGCCTTtggggcggtggggctggggacacgccTGGGGGACGAGGACTCGCTGGGTTCCTCCGACGAGGAGCTGCCGCCCTTCGCCCTGACCcacggggacatcggggacctcggggacatgggggacagcaGCGACAGCGAGACCGAGGGGGCACCCACGGCACCGTGA
- the EVI5L gene encoding EVI5-like protein isoform X1 — translation MASPAVSPDSSSHEALSSVNSAPACSPTSDSENLSPDELELLAKLEEQNRLLEADSKSMRSMNGSRRNSGSSLVSSSSASSNLSHLEEDTWILWGRIVNEWDEWRKKKEKLLKELIRKGIPHHFRAIVWQLLCSATDMPVKNQYSELLKMSSPCEKLIRRDIARTYPEHEFFKGQDSLGQEVLFNVMKAYSLVDREVGYCQGSAFIVGLLLMQMPEEEAFCVFVRLMQEYRLRELFKPSMAELGLCIYQFEYMLQEQLPELNIHFRSQSFLTSMYASSWFLTLFLTTFPLPVATRVFDIFMYEGLEIVFRVGMALLQFNQAELIQLDMEGMSQYFQKVIPHQFDSCPDKLILRAFQVKYNPKKMKSRLEKEYAAIKNKEMEEQIEIKRLRTENRLLKQRIETLEKGQVTRAQEAEENYIIKRELAVVKQRCTSATENLQRAQTTIRQLQDQQGNPRFSEEFVTHLETELEQSRLRESETLGALKEMQDKVLDMEKRNSLLPDEDNVVRLQEELQALALREAEAVKSLTELQQQVKDLSDSWQAGRAGGRWKESPRRSNANALQEAVVAARLREAQAQAELRALRQRVLQLETQGQIQRTVLGRAEQTCAGLREQLRLAAAQSKGLQAQLSESHRKHAEAQCKSKEEVMAVRLREADSMAALAEMRQRVAELEIQREEGMIQGQLNHSDAAQYIRQLKDHIDELKAEIRLLRGPLAFGAVGLGTRLGDEDSLGSSDEELPPFALTHGDIGDLGDMGDSSDSETEGAPTAP, via the exons ATGGCGTCGCCGGCCGTCAGCCCCGACTCGTCCTCCCACGAAGCCCTCTCCTCCGTCAACTCAGCCCCGGCGTGTTCACCCACCTCCGACTCAGAAAACCTCAGCCCCGACGAACTGGAGCTGCTGGCGAAGCTGGAGGAGCAAAATCG GCTACTGGAGGCCGACTCCAAGTCGATGCGCTCCATGAACGGCTCGCGAAGGAACAGCGGCTCCTCCTTGGTCTCCAGCTCCTCGGCCTCCTCCAACCTCAGCCACCTCGAGGAGGACACCTGGATCCTCTGGGGCCGCATCGTCAACGAGTGGGACgagtggaggaagaagaaggagaagctgctgaag GAGCTCATCCGCAAAGGGATCCCCCACCACTTCCGCGCCATTGtctggcagctgctctgcagtgccACCGACATGCCCGTCAAAAACCAATACTCAGAGCTGCTCAAGATGTCCTCTCCCTGCGAGAAGCTCATCCGACGGGATATCGCCCGCACCTACCCGGAGCACGAGTTCTTCAAGGGACAGGACAGTCTGGGCCAGGAGGTGCTCTTCAACGTCATGAAG gCCTATTCCCTGGTGGACCGGGAGGTTGGATACTGCCAGGGTAGCGCCTTCATCGTGGGACTGCTGCTCATGCAG ATGCCCGAGGAAGAGGCCTTCTGCGTGTTCGTGAGGCTGATGCAGGAATACCGCTTACGGGAGCTCTTCAAACCCAGCATGGCTGAGCTGGGGCTCTGCATCTACCAGTTCGAGTACATGCTGCAG GAGCAGCTGCCGGAGCTGAACATCCACTTCCGCTCACAGAGCTTCCTCACCTCCATGTACGCCTCGTCCTGGTTCCTCACCCTCTTCCTCACCACCTTCCCTCTTCCTGTGGCCACGCGTGTCTTCGACATCTTCATGTACGAG GGGCTGGAGATCGTCTTCCGCGTGGGGATGGCACTGCTGCAGTTCAACCAGGCTGAGCTCATCCAGCTCGACATGGAGGGCATGTCCCAG TACTTCCAGAAGGTGATCCCACACCAGTTCGACAGTTGCCCCGACAAGCTCATCCTCAGGGCCTTCCAGGTCAAGTACAACCCCAAGAAGATGAAGAG CAGGTTGGAGAAGGAGTACGCCGCCATCAAGAACAAAGAGATGGAGGAGCAGATTGAGATCAAG CGCCTCCGCACCGAGAACCGCCTGCTCAAACAGCGCATCGAAACCCTGGAGAAG ggccaggtGACACGGGCACAGGAGGCGGAGGAGAACTACATCATCAAGCGGGAGCTGGCGGTGGTGAAGCAACGCTGCACCTCGGCCACCGAGAACCTGCAGCGCGCCCAGACCACCATCCGGCAGCTGCAGGACCAGCAG GGGAACCCACGCTTCAGTGAGGAGTTTGTCACCCACCTGGAGACGGAGCTGGAGCAGTCGCGGCTGCGGGAGAGCGAGACCCTCGGCGCCCTCAAGGAGATGCAGGATAAAGTCCTCGACATGGAGAAG agGAACAGCCTGCTGCCAGATGAGGACAACGTGGtgcggctgcaggaggagctgcaggcgCTGGCGCTGCGTGAGGCCGAAGCCGTCAAGTCGCTgacggagctgcagcagcaggtgaaGGACCTCAGTGACAGCTGGCAG gcgggccgggcgggcgggcgctggaAGGAGTCCCCACGGCGGAGCAACGCCAACGCGCTGCAAGAGGCCGTGGTGGCGGCACGGCTGCGGGAGGCCCAAGCCCAGGCCGAGCTGCGGGCGCTGCGCCAGCGG GTGCTGCAGCTGGAGACGCAG GGCCAGATCCAGCGCACGGTGCTGGGCCGGGCGGAGCAGACctgcgcggggctgcgggagcagctGCGGCTGGCGGCGGCGCAGAGCAAGGGGCTGCAGGCGCAGCTCAGCGAGAGCCACCGCAAACACGCCGAGGCCCAGTGCAAG AGCAAGGAGGAGGTGATGGCGGTGCGGCTGCGCGAGGCTGACAGCATGGCGGCCCTGGCCGAGATGCGACAGCGCGTCGCCGAGCTGGAGATCCAG AGGGAGGAGGGCATGATCCAGGGGCAGCTCAACCACTCGGACGCCGCCCAGTACATCCGCCAGCTCAAGGACCACATCGACGAGCTCAAGGCCGAG ATCCGGCTGCTGCGGGGGCCGCTGGCCTTtggggcggtggggctggggacacgccTGGGGGACGAGGACTCGCTGGGTTCCTCCGACGAGGAGCTGCCGCCCTTCGCCCTGACCcacggggacatcggggacctcggggacatgggggacagcaGCGACAGCGAGACCGAGGGGGCACCCACGGCACCGTGA
- the EVI5L gene encoding EVI5-like protein isoform X3 translates to MASPAVSPDSSSHEALSSVNSAPACSPTSDSENLSPDELELLAKLEEQNRLLEADSKSMRSMNGSRRNSGSSLVSSSSASSNLSHLEEDTWILWGRIVNEWDEWRKKKEKLLKELIRKGIPHHFRAIVWQLLCSATDMPVKNQYSELLKMSSPCEKLIRRDIARTYPEHEFFKGQDSLGQEVLFNVMKAYSLVDREVGYCQGSAFIVGLLLMQMPEEEAFCVFVRLMQEYRLRELFKPSMAELGLCIYQFEYMLQEQLPELNIHFRSQSFLTSMYASSWFLTLFLTTFPLPVATRVFDIFMYEGLEIVFRVGMALLQFNQAELIQLDMEGMSQYFQKVIPHQFDSCPDKLILRAFQVKYNPKKMKRLEKEYAAIKNKEMEEQIEIKRLRTENRLLKQRIETLEKGQVTRAQEAEENYIIKRELAVVKQRCTSATENLQRAQTTIRQLQDQQGNPRFSEEFVTHLETELEQSRLRESETLGALKEMQDKVLDMEKRNSLLPDEDNVVRLQEELQALALREAEAVKSLTELQQQVKDLSDSWQAGRAGGRWKESPRRSNANALQEAVVAARLREAQAQAELRALRQRVLQLETQGQIQRTVLGRAEQTCAGLREQLRLAAAQSKGLQAQLSESHRKHAEAQCKSKEEVMAVRLREADSMAALAEMRQRVAELEIQREEGMIQGQLNHSDAAQYIRQLKDHIDELKAEIRLLRGPLAFGAVGLGTRLGDEDSLGSSDEELPPFALTHGDIGDLGDMGDSSDSETEGAPTAP, encoded by the exons ATGGCGTCGCCGGCCGTCAGCCCCGACTCGTCCTCCCACGAAGCCCTCTCCTCCGTCAACTCAGCCCCGGCGTGTTCACCCACCTCCGACTCAGAAAACCTCAGCCCCGACGAACTGGAGCTGCTGGCGAAGCTGGAGGAGCAAAATCG GCTACTGGAGGCCGACTCCAAGTCGATGCGCTCCATGAACGGCTCGCGAAGGAACAGCGGCTCCTCCTTGGTCTCCAGCTCCTCGGCCTCCTCCAACCTCAGCCACCTCGAGGAGGACACCTGGATCCTCTGGGGCCGCATCGTCAACGAGTGGGACgagtggaggaagaagaaggagaagctgctgaag GAGCTCATCCGCAAAGGGATCCCCCACCACTTCCGCGCCATTGtctggcagctgctctgcagtgccACCGACATGCCCGTCAAAAACCAATACTCAGAGCTGCTCAAGATGTCCTCTCCCTGCGAGAAGCTCATCCGACGGGATATCGCCCGCACCTACCCGGAGCACGAGTTCTTCAAGGGACAGGACAGTCTGGGCCAGGAGGTGCTCTTCAACGTCATGAAG gCCTATTCCCTGGTGGACCGGGAGGTTGGATACTGCCAGGGTAGCGCCTTCATCGTGGGACTGCTGCTCATGCAG ATGCCCGAGGAAGAGGCCTTCTGCGTGTTCGTGAGGCTGATGCAGGAATACCGCTTACGGGAGCTCTTCAAACCCAGCATGGCTGAGCTGGGGCTCTGCATCTACCAGTTCGAGTACATGCTGCAG GAGCAGCTGCCGGAGCTGAACATCCACTTCCGCTCACAGAGCTTCCTCACCTCCATGTACGCCTCGTCCTGGTTCCTCACCCTCTTCCTCACCACCTTCCCTCTTCCTGTGGCCACGCGTGTCTTCGACATCTTCATGTACGAG GGGCTGGAGATCGTCTTCCGCGTGGGGATGGCACTGCTGCAGTTCAACCAGGCTGAGCTCATCCAGCTCGACATGGAGGGCATGTCCCAG TACTTCCAGAAGGTGATCCCACACCAGTTCGACAGTTGCCCCGACAAGCTCATCCTCAGGGCCTTCCAGGTCAAGTACAACCCCAAGAAGATGAAGAG GTTGGAGAAGGAGTACGCCGCCATCAAGAACAAAGAGATGGAGGAGCAGATTGAGATCAAG CGCCTCCGCACCGAGAACCGCCTGCTCAAACAGCGCATCGAAACCCTGGAGAAG ggccaggtGACACGGGCACAGGAGGCGGAGGAGAACTACATCATCAAGCGGGAGCTGGCGGTGGTGAAGCAACGCTGCACCTCGGCCACCGAGAACCTGCAGCGCGCCCAGACCACCATCCGGCAGCTGCAGGACCAGCAG GGGAACCCACGCTTCAGTGAGGAGTTTGTCACCCACCTGGAGACGGAGCTGGAGCAGTCGCGGCTGCGGGAGAGCGAGACCCTCGGCGCCCTCAAGGAGATGCAGGATAAAGTCCTCGACATGGAGAAG agGAACAGCCTGCTGCCAGATGAGGACAACGTGGtgcggctgcaggaggagctgcaggcgCTGGCGCTGCGTGAGGCCGAAGCCGTCAAGTCGCTgacggagctgcagcagcaggtgaaGGACCTCAGTGACAGCTGGCAG gcgggccgggcgggcgggcgctggaAGGAGTCCCCACGGCGGAGCAACGCCAACGCGCTGCAAGAGGCCGTGGTGGCGGCACGGCTGCGGGAGGCCCAAGCCCAGGCCGAGCTGCGGGCGCTGCGCCAGCGG GTGCTGCAGCTGGAGACGCAG GGCCAGATCCAGCGCACGGTGCTGGGCCGGGCGGAGCAGACctgcgcggggctgcgggagcagctGCGGCTGGCGGCGGCGCAGAGCAAGGGGCTGCAGGCGCAGCTCAGCGAGAGCCACCGCAAACACGCCGAGGCCCAGTGCAAG AGCAAGGAGGAGGTGATGGCGGTGCGGCTGCGCGAGGCTGACAGCATGGCGGCCCTGGCCGAGATGCGACAGCGCGTCGCCGAGCTGGAGATCCAG AGGGAGGAGGGCATGATCCAGGGGCAGCTCAACCACTCGGACGCCGCCCAGTACATCCGCCAGCTCAAGGACCACATCGACGAGCTCAAGGCCGAG ATCCGGCTGCTGCGGGGGCCGCTGGCCTTtggggcggtggggctggggacacgccTGGGGGACGAGGACTCGCTGGGTTCCTCCGACGAGGAGCTGCCGCCCTTCGCCCTGACCcacggggacatcggggacctcggggacatgggggacagcaGCGACAGCGAGACCGAGGGGGCACCCACGGCACCGTGA